Proteins encoded together in one Undibacterium sp. CCC3.4 window:
- a CDS encoding chalcone isomerase family protein: protein MQRSLVYAGIALLFWLGAGSVAAQTLPPHIQAELPYATLRGSGSFRWFGLLIYEATLYDKADKRDTNASNENGLALDLHYARALDGKKIAAASIEQIERLGRGSATQRQRWLEQMRALFPDVESGTHLTGIFVPGTAARFYRDGTWLGEIRDAAFADAFFAIWLAPNTSAPALRTQLLTSKPTVTTSQRP from the coding sequence ATGCAACGGTCTCTTGTCTACGCTGGCATCGCGCTGCTGTTCTGGCTCGGTGCCGGCAGCGTCGCTGCGCAAACGCTACCGCCACACATACAGGCGGAGTTGCCGTATGCGACGCTGCGTGGCAGTGGTAGTTTTCGCTGGTTTGGCTTACTCATTTATGAGGCCACACTGTACGACAAGGCCGACAAGCGCGACACCAACGCTAGCAACGAAAATGGGCTGGCACTCGATCTCCACTATGCCCGCGCACTCGACGGAAAGAAAATCGCTGCGGCCAGCATAGAACAAATCGAACGACTCGGGCGTGGCAGTGCAACGCAACGTCAGCGCTGGCTGGAGCAAATGCGCGCCTTGTTTCCCGATGTAGAAAGCGGCACGCATTTGACCGGCATTTTCGTTCCTGGCACGGCAGCGCGTTTTTACCGCGACGGCACATGGTTGGGCGAAATCCGCGATGCGGCCTTCGCCGACGCTTTTTTTGCCATCTGGCTAGCGCCAAACACTTCCGCACCAGCCCTGCGGACGCAATTGCTCACCTCTAAACCGACTGTCACAACAAGCCAAAGGCCATGA
- the ssuE gene encoding NADPH-dependent FMN reductase — translation MSILLLSGSPAAVSRSHRLLQHIGDKLQLLGQQCVSLQVRDLPAQALLHADFSNLELLAAQRLLAQAEAIVIATHIYKASFSGLLKTFLDLLPQDGLDGKLILPIATGGSQSHMLALDYGLRPVLATLAARQVLPAIYATDAEVVWSDEHGLQLAQTIAERVQKGVVQLLQNLPSSATNSHASDYPALVTYA, via the coding sequence ATGTCCATCTTATTACTCTCAGGAAGTCCGGCTGCGGTATCGCGTTCTCACCGCTTGTTACAGCATATCGGCGACAAGTTGCAATTACTCGGTCAGCAATGCGTGAGCTTGCAAGTGCGAGACTTGCCGGCGCAAGCCTTGTTGCATGCGGATTTCAGCAATCTCGAATTGTTAGCGGCGCAACGCCTGCTGGCGCAAGCTGAGGCGATCGTCATCGCCACGCATATTTATAAAGCGTCCTTCAGCGGCTTGCTCAAAACTTTTCTCGATCTGCTGCCGCAGGATGGTTTGGACGGTAAGCTGATTCTGCCTATCGCTACTGGTGGTAGTCAGTCGCATATGTTGGCGCTCGATTACGGCTTGCGACCGGTGTTGGCTACGCTCGCGGCACGCCAAGTTTTGCCGGCGATTTATGCCACCGATGCGGAAGTGGTGTGGAGCGACGAGCACGGCTTGCAATTGGCACAGACGATTGCCGAACGAGTGCAGAAAGGGGTGGTCCAGTTGTTGCAAAATTTGCCATCCAGCGCCACCAACAGCCACGCCAGTGACTATCCGGCCTTAGTCACTTACGCCTGA
- a CDS encoding sulfonate ABC transporter substrate-binding protein: protein MNMSAPSNKPARRTVLAAGLAGLLLSLSVSAPVAAQNSANKGVLRIGFQKYGTLTILKAAGSLDQRLAASGVTVQWTEFPAGPQLLEGLNVGSVDFGTTGEAPPIFAQAAGADLLYVSHEPAAPGGEAIVVPKNSQLKSLADLRGKKIALNKGSNVHYLLVKLLEKAGIPYRDVELIFLPPADARAAFERGSVDAWVIWDPFLAAAEKQLGARILADGKGVVSNHQFYLAARSYAQKHPDVLRIVEEELAKIDQWAIKNPQQVSTLLAGQVGLDTSIVALSNSRFAFGATPLSEAVINEQQKIADTFAELKLIPKPINIRSIVLLQK from the coding sequence ATGAACATGTCTGCCCCATCAAATAAACCAGCTCGTCGTACTGTCTTGGCGGCTGGTTTGGCCGGCCTCTTGCTGAGCCTGTCCGTGAGTGCGCCGGTGGCGGCGCAAAACAGCGCCAACAAGGGCGTGCTGCGTATCGGCTTCCAGAAATACGGCACTTTAACCATACTCAAAGCCGCCGGCAGTCTCGATCAACGTCTGGCTGCCTCCGGTGTGACCGTGCAGTGGACCGAGTTTCCAGCCGGTCCACAATTACTCGAAGGTCTCAATGTCGGCAGTGTCGACTTCGGCACCACCGGTGAAGCGCCACCAATTTTTGCCCAAGCCGCCGGTGCTGACTTACTGTATGTCAGCCATGAACCAGCCGCACCCGGTGGTGAAGCGATCGTCGTACCGAAAAATTCTCAGCTCAAATCGCTAGCCGATTTGCGCGGCAAAAAAATTGCCCTCAACAAGGGCTCCAACGTCCATTACCTGTTGGTGAAATTATTAGAAAAAGCTGGCATTCCATATCGCGATGTCGAACTGATCTTTCTGCCGCCGGCCGACGCGCGCGCCGCCTTTGAGCGTGGCAGTGTCGATGCTTGGGTGATCTGGGATCCGTTTTTGGCCGCCGCCGAAAAACAACTGGGCGCGCGCATTCTGGCCGACGGCAAAGGTGTGGTCAGCAACCATCAGTTTTATCTGGCCGCGCGCAGCTATGCGCAAAAACACCCTGATGTGTTGCGTATCGTTGAAGAAGAATTGGCCAAAATTGATCAGTGGGCGATCAAAAATCCCCAGCAAGTATCGACCTTGTTGGCAGGCCAAGTTGGTCTCGACACTAGTATTGTGGCCTTGTCGAATTCCCGCTTCGCCTTCGGCGCCACACCACTGTCGGAAGCGGTGATTAACGAGCAGCAGAAAATCGCCGATACCTTCGCTGAATTGAAATTGATCCCGAAGCCGATCAATATTCGTAGCATCGTTTTGTTGCAAAAATAA
- a CDS encoding helix-turn-helix domain-containing protein, with protein sequence MQIKIPFKKQQFDAREEAIIDAVNRLLSEKGYDLMTMDEVADAVGIAKGSLYKHFSSKEKLAAAALTRLLKATLSELDSLPASLPAIAQIRHILAWSLRLRLQGGVPHLPSTSLALQRSLMLNLDYVLVALRVNKRFYALVAAARAQGALTPLVPDDVLVYTLYSRACDPTMEFLLRDKRYTHEQIVEAMVHATIGGFLSTEARASDAAILSAA encoded by the coding sequence ATGCAGATAAAAATACCATTCAAAAAGCAGCAGTTTGATGCGCGCGAAGAGGCCATCATTGATGCAGTCAATCGACTGTTATCAGAAAAAGGCTATGATTTGATGACCATGGATGAAGTGGCCGATGCGGTCGGCATCGCCAAAGGCAGTTTGTACAAACATTTTTCTTCGAAAGAAAAATTGGCCGCTGCGGCACTGACACGTCTGCTCAAAGCGACGCTGAGCGAACTCGACAGCCTGCCGGCGAGTCTGCCGGCGATCGCGCAGATCCGGCATATTCTGGCCTGGTCTTTGCGTTTGCGTTTGCAGGGCGGGGTACCGCATTTGCCCTCGACCAGCTTGGCACTGCAACGCAGCCTCATGCTCAATCTCGACTATGTTCTGGTGGCGCTGCGCGTGAACAAGCGTTTTTATGCCTTGGTGGCAGCGGCCCGCGCGCAGGGTGCGCTGACTCCGCTGGTGCCGGACGATGTGCTGGTCTACACGCTGTACTCGCGCGCCTGTGATCCGACCATGGAATTTCTGTTGCGTGACAAACGCTACACCCACGAACAAATTGTCGAAGCCATGGTGCACGCCACCATAGGCGGTTTTCTCTCAACAGAAGCGCGCGCCAGCGACGCGGCGATTCTGTCGGCCGCTTGA
- a CDS encoding DUF3833 domain-containing protein has translation MMKLSLLKKIPAALGLAVLLSSCASSYEPGRYVKETPKLTLSTYFNGRLQAWGMFQDRSGHVVKRFTVIMQCAWKDGVGTLHEDFTYADGSKQTRIWTLKETAPGRYTGSAADVIGTAEGIVSGNTLHWNYVLALDVDGTTYHVDFDDIMVLMDDKTMLNRAIMRKYGVELGSVTLSFSKP, from the coding sequence ATGATGAAACTCTCTCTGTTGAAAAAAATTCCTGCGGCTTTAGGTCTGGCCGTATTGCTCAGTTCTTGCGCCTCCAGTTACGAGCCTGGGCGCTATGTAAAAGAAACGCCGAAGCTGACGCTAAGCACGTATTTCAACGGTCGCCTGCAAGCCTGGGGGATGTTTCAAGACCGTTCTGGCCATGTCGTCAAGCGCTTTACCGTGATCATGCAATGCGCGTGGAAAGACGGTGTGGGTACCCTGCATGAAGATTTCACCTATGCCGACGGCAGCAAACAGACACGCATCTGGACACTGAAAGAAACCGCACCCGGCCGGTATACCGGTAGCGCTGCCGATGTCATCGGCACTGCAGAAGGCATTGTTTCGGGCAACACCTTGCATTGGAATTATGTCTTGGCACTCGATGTAGACGGCACCACTTACCATGTCGATTTCGACGATATCATGGTGCTCATGGATGACAAGACCATGCTCAATCGCGCCATCATGCGTAAATACGGCGTCGAACTGGGCAGCGTGACTTTATCATTTTCCAAGCCATGA
- a CDS encoding glutathione peroxidase, which translates to MSSLSRSIIALALLSGVSSAALAEASCPAILQHTFKRLQDDAPQNLCQYQGKVALVVNTASYCGFTGQYEGLEKMSAKYAAKGLVVLGFPSNDFGKQEPGSSKEIADFCFNTYGVKFPMFAKSSVRGDAVNPLHAELIKATGTTPKWNFYKYLIDRKGHVVAAYSSVTTPDDKKFVADVEKALAE; encoded by the coding sequence ATGTCATCTCTCTCTCGTTCGATTATTGCTTTAGCGCTATTATCCGGCGTGTCTAGTGCCGCACTGGCCGAAGCCAGTTGCCCAGCTATTTTGCAGCACACCTTCAAGCGCTTGCAAGACGATGCGCCCCAAAATTTGTGCCAGTATCAAGGCAAAGTGGCTTTAGTGGTCAATACCGCCAGTTACTGCGGTTTCACCGGCCAATATGAGGGCTTGGAAAAAATGTCGGCCAAATATGCCGCCAAAGGTTTGGTCGTGCTGGGCTTTCCCTCGAATGATTTCGGCAAACAAGAACCAGGCAGCAGCAAGGAAATCGCCGATTTCTGCTTCAATACCTATGGCGTGAAATTCCCGATGTTTGCGAAATCCTCGGTACGCGGCGATGCCGTCAACCCGCTGCATGCAGAATTGATCAAGGCAACCGGAACCACGCCGAAATGGAATTTTTACAAGTATCTGATCGACCGCAAGGGTCATGTGGTGGCGGCTTATTCCAGCGTGACGACGCCGGATGATAAGAAATTCGTGGCCGATGTCGAAAAGGCCTTGGCCGAGTAA
- a CDS encoding DUF1365 domain-containing protein, whose amino-acid sequence MFTSPRPLLCLGEVMHFRLRPRAHRFRYRVFFMRLPLVALSADQRSGSRFFSFNRFNLLAFHERDHGDGQQAALPWIRGLLQQHGIHDVDGEIWLQCFPRVLGYVFNPVAFWFCQRADGSLRAVVCEVRNTFGEKHLYLLEHGKTLANGEELQAQKIFHVSPFCDVSGHYRFRFLSTPGDGVSHLARIDYDDGAGPLLLTALSGKESMLDDRTVLKVLWRYPLMTIGVMVRIHVQALRLWLKRVPFFSKPVPPAKDLSR is encoded by the coding sequence ATGTTCACGTCGCCGCGTCCACTGCTGTGTTTGGGTGAAGTGATGCATTTTCGCTTGCGCCCGCGCGCGCATCGCTTTCGCTATCGCGTGTTTTTCATGCGCCTGCCTTTGGTGGCGCTGAGCGCAGATCAACGCAGTGGCAGTCGTTTTTTTTCCTTCAATCGCTTCAACTTACTGGCGTTTCATGAGCGCGACCATGGCGATGGCCAGCAAGCGGCGCTGCCGTGGATACGCGGCTTGTTGCAGCAACATGGCATCCACGATGTCGATGGCGAAATTTGGTTGCAATGTTTTCCGCGTGTGCTTGGCTATGTATTCAATCCGGTTGCCTTCTGGTTTTGTCAGCGTGCTGATGGCAGCTTGCGTGCCGTGGTATGCGAAGTACGCAATACCTTCGGCGAGAAGCATTTGTATTTGCTTGAGCATGGAAAAACTTTAGCCAATGGCGAAGAATTACAGGCGCAGAAAATCTTTCATGTATCACCATTTTGCGATGTCAGCGGTCATTACCGTTTCCGTTTTTTGAGCACGCCAGGCGATGGCGTTTCGCACCTCGCTCGCATCGATTACGATGATGGTGCCGGTCCGCTGTTGCTGACCGCTTTGTCGGGCAAAGAAAGCATGCTCGATGATCGTACCGTACTCAAAGTATTGTGGCGCTACCCACTGATGACCATAGGGGTAATGGTGCGCATCCATGTTCAAGCCCTGCGCCTGTGGCTCAAGCGCGTACCATTTTTTTCGAAACCTGTTCCACCTGCCAAAGACTTAAGCCGATGA
- a CDS encoding cyclopropane-fatty-acyl-phospholipid synthase family protein: MNTQTLTPARHSAAALDTRHFPTEARFMLTLLAKLKHGVLHVVFPDGQRADFGSNTEGLGHISLNLQNWQLCRATLKSGDIGFAESYIAGHWSSNHLAGLIELVSRNRAELEALIYGTWWGNLLYRVKHFLNRNSRSGSKKNIHAHYDIGNDFYRLWLDPSMTYSSALFAGDQVADLHEGQLMKYRRILQQLALPPQAQVLEIGCGWGGFAEMAVRAGAAHVTGLTLSEEQLHFARARLETAGLHEQSALHIQDYRDTHGSYDAIASIEMFEAVGEQYWPGYFECLQRNLKSGGRACIQSIVIADELFERYRVGTDFIQQYIFPGGMLPSIEKFHALAAQYGFVVQDTFTFGLDYARTLAEWRQTFMQRGVEVRAQGFDDNFVRTWEFYLAYCEAGFRTGDINVAQFTLQKK, encoded by the coding sequence ATGAACACACAAACCCTCACTCCCGCCCGCCATAGCGCCGCCGCTCTCGATACCCGGCACTTCCCGACCGAAGCACGCTTCATGCTCACGCTGCTCGCCAAGTTAAAGCATGGTGTGTTGCACGTGGTTTTTCCAGATGGCCAACGGGCCGATTTTGGCAGCAACACAGAAGGACTCGGCCACATCTCGCTGAATTTACAAAACTGGCAGTTGTGCCGCGCCACCTTGAAATCGGGCGATATTGGTTTCGCCGAAAGCTATATTGCCGGGCACTGGAGCAGCAACCATTTAGCTGGGCTGATCGAACTCGTCAGTCGCAACCGCGCTGAACTCGAAGCGCTGATTTACGGTACCTGGTGGGGTAATCTGCTGTACCGTGTAAAGCATTTCCTCAACCGCAATTCCCGCAGCGGCAGCAAGAAAAATATCCACGCCCACTACGACATCGGCAATGATTTCTATCGCCTTTGGCTCGACCCTTCGATGACGTATTCGAGTGCCTTGTTCGCCGGTGACCAAGTCGCTGATCTGCATGAAGGGCAGTTGATGAAGTACCGCCGAATTTTGCAGCAATTGGCATTACCGCCGCAAGCACAGGTACTCGAAATCGGTTGCGGCTGGGGTGGTTTCGCTGAAATGGCAGTGCGCGCCGGTGCCGCCCATGTGACCGGTCTCACGCTCTCAGAGGAACAATTACATTTCGCGCGCGCGCGCTTGGAAACGGCTGGTTTGCATGAACAAAGCGCTTTGCATATCCAGGATTATCGCGATACCCATGGCAGTTACGATGCCATCGCTTCGATAGAAATGTTTGAAGCGGTCGGCGAACAATACTGGCCTGGGTATTTCGAATGCCTGCAAAGAAATTTAAAAAGCGGCGGCCGTGCGTGCATACAAAGTATCGTGATTGCCGATGAATTATTCGAGCGCTATCGCGTCGGTACCGATTTCATACAGCAATATATTTTCCCGGGCGGGATGCTGCCATCGATAGAAAAATTTCATGCTTTAGCGGCGCAGTATGGCTTTGTGGTGCAAGATACCTTTACTTTCGGCCTCGACTACGCCCGCACGCTGGCCGAGTGGCGGCAGACTTTCATGCAGCGTGGGGTCGAGGTCCGAGCCCAAGGTTTCGATGATAATTTCGTCCGCACCTGGGAATTTTATCTGGCCTATTGTGAAGCTGGTTTCCGTACCGGCGACATCAATGTGGCGCAATTCACTTTGCAAAAAAAATGA
- a CDS encoding sulfate ABC transporter substrate-binding protein produces MTTQHRLFLAALTLLGAVTAQAADISLLNVSYDPTRELYLDVNQAFAKQWQAKTGDKVSIKQSHGGSGKQARSVIDGLDADVVTLALAYDIDAVAERGLLDKKWQTRLPNNASPYTSTIVFLVRKGNPKGIKDWADLVKPGVSVITSNPKTSGGARWSYLAAWGYALKAPGGTPATARDYVQKLFKNVPVLDSGARGATVTFTERGIGDVLLSWENEAHLGLKEFGADKFEIVTPSISVLAEPPVAVVDKVVDKHGTRKVAEAYLNYLYSDEAQDIIGKNFYRPATERAAKKFAGNFPKIQLFNVADTFGGWTKAQKDHFSDGGVFDQIYLTKK; encoded by the coding sequence ATGACCACCCAACACCGTCTCTTCCTTGCTGCCCTTACTTTACTCGGTGCGGTCACCGCGCAGGCTGCTGATATTTCTTTGCTCAACGTTTCCTACGATCCGACGCGCGAACTCTACCTCGACGTCAATCAAGCTTTCGCCAAACAATGGCAAGCGAAAACCGGCGACAAAGTCAGTATCAAACAGTCGCACGGCGGTTCCGGTAAGCAGGCGCGCTCGGTGATCGATGGTCTCGATGCCGATGTGGTCACCTTGGCCCTGGCTTACGATATCGATGCCGTGGCGGAACGCGGCTTGCTCGATAAAAAATGGCAAACGCGCTTGCCAAATAATGCTTCACCATATACCTCGACCATCGTGTTCTTGGTTCGTAAAGGCAATCCGAAAGGCATCAAAGATTGGGCAGATTTGGTCAAGCCCGGCGTTTCTGTCATCACGTCTAACCCTAAGACTTCGGGTGGCGCACGTTGGTCTTATCTGGCGGCTTGGGGCTATGCCTTGAAAGCACCGGGCGGCACACCAGCTACAGCACGCGATTATGTACAAAAACTGTTTAAAAACGTTCCGGTACTCGATTCCGGTGCCCGTGGTGCCACCGTGACGTTCACTGAGCGCGGTATTGGCGATGTCTTGCTGTCATGGGAAAACGAAGCCCATCTCGGCCTCAAGGAATTCGGTGCGGATAAATTTGAAATCGTCACGCCTTCCATCAGTGTATTGGCCGAACCACCAGTGGCCGTGGTCGATAAAGTGGTCGACAAACATGGTACTCGTAAAGTCGCAGAAGCGTATTTGAACTACCTCTACAGCGACGAAGCCCAAGACATTATCGGTAAAAATTTCTATCGTCCTGCCACCGAACGTGCAGCGAAAAAATTTGCCGGCAACTTCCCGAAAATTCAATTGTTTAATGTTGCCGATACCTTCGGCGGCTGGACCAAAGCACAGAAAGATCATTTTTCTGATGGCGGCGTTTTTGATCAAATTTATTTGACCAAGAAATAA
- the ssuD gene encoding FMNH2-dependent alkanesulfonate monooxygenase encodes MNIFWFIPTHGDSRYLGTSHGAREINYDYLRQIAVAADTQGFDGVLLPTGRSCEDAWVVASSLMSATTRLKFLVAIRPGLSSPGLAVRMAATFDRLSKGRLLVNIVTGGDQGELEADGVHADHTERYEITDEFLRIWRASLAGEGGAAGFDFAGKHLQVKAAKTLYPPVQKPYPPLYFGGSSEPAHELAAEQVDVYLTWGEPPAAVAAKIADMRARAARHGRTLRFGIRLHVIVRETNAEAWAAAEDLIRFVDDEVIARAQQAFAKMDSVGQQRMTALHGGKRDKLEVSPNLWAGVGLVRGGAGTALVGDPETVAARIKEYAALGIDHFIFSGYPHLEEAYRFSELVFPLIGKATPRVTSSRTGPFGEIVANSIAPAAV; translated from the coding sequence CTGAATATCTTTTGGTTTATCCCCACCCACGGTGACAGCCGTTATCTCGGCACCAGCCATGGCGCGCGCGAAATCAACTACGATTATTTACGTCAGATCGCCGTCGCGGCCGACACCCAAGGATTTGATGGCGTGTTACTGCCAACCGGACGTTCCTGCGAAGACGCTTGGGTGGTGGCTTCGAGTTTGATGTCGGCCACCACGCGCCTGAAATTTTTGGTAGCGATCCGTCCCGGACTGTCCAGCCCAGGGCTGGCGGTACGCATGGCAGCCACCTTCGATCGCCTCTCGAAAGGGCGCTTGTTAGTCAACATCGTCACCGGTGGTGATCAGGGTGAACTGGAAGCCGATGGGGTCCATGCCGACCATACCGAACGCTATGAAATCACCGATGAATTTCTGCGCATCTGGCGCGCTTCGCTGGCCGGTGAAGGCGGCGCAGCCGGGTTCGATTTCGCAGGCAAGCACTTGCAAGTCAAAGCTGCCAAAACCCTGTATCCACCCGTGCAGAAACCTTACCCGCCGCTGTATTTCGGTGGCTCTTCCGAGCCGGCGCATGAATTGGCGGCCGAACAAGTCGATGTCTACCTGACTTGGGGCGAACCACCGGCAGCGGTCGCAGCCAAGATCGCCGATATGCGTGCCCGTGCAGCCCGTCATGGCCGCACGCTACGCTTTGGCATACGCTTACATGTGATCGTACGTGAAACCAATGCCGAAGCCTGGGCTGCGGCGGAAGACTTGATTCGCTTTGTCGATGATGAAGTGATCGCGCGCGCCCAGCAAGCCTTCGCCAAAATGGATTCGGTCGGCCAGCAGCGCATGACTGCGCTGCATGGTGGCAAACGCGACAAACTCGAAGTGTCGCCGAATTTGTGGGCCGGCGTCGGCTTGGTGCGGGGCGGTGCAGGCACGGCCTTGGTCGGCGATCCGGAAACCGTGGCGGCGCGTATCAAAGAATATGCTGCGCTGGGCATCGATCATTTCATTTTTTCCGGTTACCCGCATTTGGAAGAAGCCTATCGCTTTTCCGAATTGGTGTTTCCACTTATCGGCAAAGCGACGCCGCGTGTCACCAGCAGCCGGACCGGGCCGTTCGGCGAAATTGTCGCCAACAGCATCGCACCGGCCGCGGTGTGA
- the ssuC gene encoding aliphatic sulfonate ABC transporter permease SsuC: MRQFFAALLRGRAAGWVLPVLALLSWQIAAQSGWLSSRILPEPWAVAQACWALLLSGEMYLHVKTSLGRALAGLAVGGGSGLLLGLLTGSWRNAEVLLDTSLQMLRNIPALALLPLVILWFGIDESAKLFLVSVGLFFPVYLNTFHGIRTVDRDLIEMARSYGLSGWQLYRSVILPGALPSILVGVRFALGLVWVLLIVAETISARAGIGYMTMNAREFLQTDIVMVGILLYALLGKLADLVARALEQHFLRWHPAYQRKAKHD, encoded by the coding sequence ATGCGTCAGTTTTTTGCAGCGCTGCTGCGTGGCCGCGCGGCCGGCTGGGTATTGCCAGTATTGGCGCTTCTGAGTTGGCAAATAGCGGCGCAATCGGGTTGGCTGTCGAGTCGCATCTTGCCGGAACCATGGGCGGTAGCGCAGGCATGTTGGGCCCTGCTTTTATCGGGGGAAATGTATTTACACGTCAAAACCAGCCTGGGCCGCGCGCTGGCCGGCTTGGCGGTCGGCGGTGGCAGCGGCTTGTTGCTCGGTTTGTTGACTGGCAGTTGGCGCAACGCCGAAGTGCTGCTCGATACCAGCTTGCAAATGCTGCGTAATATTCCGGCGCTGGCCTTGCTGCCGTTGGTCATTCTATGGTTCGGCATCGATGAAAGTGCCAAATTGTTTCTGGTATCGGTAGGCTTGTTTTTTCCGGTTTATCTCAATACCTTTCATGGCATTCGCACCGTCGACCGCGATTTGATCGAAATGGCGCGCAGTTACGGTTTATCGGGTTGGCAGTTGTACCGCAGCGTGATTTTGCCCGGTGCTTTACCCTCGATCTTGGTCGGGGTGCGCTTCGCGCTCGGTTTGGTGTGGGTCTTGTTGATCGTGGCCGAAACCATTTCGGCACGCGCCGGTATCGGCTACATGACCATGAATGCACGCGAGTTTTTACAAACCGATATCGTCATGGTTGGCATTTTGCTCTATGCCTTGCTGGGAAAATTAGCCGACCTTGTCGCACGCGCACTCGAACAGCATTTTTTGCGCTGGCATCCGGCGTACCAAAGAAAGGCCAAGCATGACTGA
- a CDS encoding NAD(P)/FAD-dependent oxidoreductase encodes MKIAVIGSGIAGLSSAYELSKAGHQVSLFEANDYFGGHTHTVEVALDGQRHGVDTGFLVFNHHTYPHLVRLFEELQVPTAATEMSFSVKLPYGSSQLEWAGASLATVFAQKRNLLRPGFWRMLRDILRFNKQVSALAGRQRQQEFQTSLGEFLDAGGYSAEFRSWYLLPMAACIWSCPTATMLSFPIASFANFCANHGLLQISDRPQWHTVAGGAKQYVEKMLPHIQHTYLECPVKAVYTNSRKKVVLHSARGLEEFDHAIMASHSDQSLAMLSDASALEREILSALKYQHNRAVLHTDARCLPANKQAWSAWNYQSESGAEARVCVHYLINALQPVPFSTPLILSLNPLDEPDAATVISSFDYAHPVFDAGAITAQQRLKQIQGQRQIWFAGAWTGYGFHEDGLKSGLRAAELILAAAATAHAQRAA; translated from the coding sequence ATGAAAATTGCAGTAATCGGTTCCGGTATTGCCGGCCTCTCCAGCGCTTACGAATTATCGAAAGCCGGACACCAGGTGAGCCTGTTTGAAGCCAATGACTACTTTGGCGGTCATACCCATACGGTCGAGGTAGCACTCGATGGCCAACGCCATGGTGTCGATACCGGGTTTCTGGTATTCAATCACCATACTTACCCGCATTTGGTGCGCCTGTTTGAGGAATTGCAGGTTCCCACCGCGGCAACCGAGATGTCGTTTTCAGTCAAACTACCCTATGGGAGCAGCCAGCTCGAATGGGCCGGTGCCAGCTTGGCAACGGTGTTCGCACAAAAGCGCAATCTGCTGCGGCCCGGTTTTTGGCGCATGCTGCGCGATATTTTGCGCTTCAATAAGCAAGTCAGTGCCTTGGCAGGGCGACAGCGGCAGCAAGAATTCCAAACTTCTTTGGGTGAATTTCTCGATGCCGGTGGCTACAGCGCCGAGTTCCGCAGTTGGTATCTGCTGCCGATGGCGGCGTGTATTTGGTCTTGTCCGACCGCGACCATGTTGAGTTTTCCTATCGCTTCCTTTGCCAATTTCTGTGCCAATCATGGTCTGCTGCAAATCAGCGACCGGCCACAATGGCATACCGTCGCTGGCGGGGCGAAGCAATATGTGGAAAAAATGCTGCCGCACATACAGCATACCTATCTGGAATGCCCGGTCAAAGCAGTGTATACCAACAGCCGGAAAAAAGTTGTGCTGCATTCGGCACGCGGCTTGGAAGAATTTGACCACGCCATCATGGCCAGCCACAGCGACCAAAGCCTGGCTATGTTGAGCGACGCCAGCGCCTTGGAACGCGAGATTTTGAGCGCGCTCAAGTATCAGCATAACCGCGCGGTATTGCATACCGATGCGCGCTGCCTGCCAGCCAACAAGCAGGCCTGGTCGGCGTGGAATTACCAAAGCGAAAGCGGGGCAGAAGCGCGCGTGTGTGTGCATTACCTCATCAATGCTTTGCAACCGGTACCATTTTCCACGCCGCTGATACTGAGCTTGAATCCGCTTGATGAACCGGACGCGGCGACGGTCATCAGCAGCTTCGACTACGCCCATCCGGTGTTTGATGCGGGGGCCATTACGGCACAACAAAGGCTCAAGCAAATTCAAGGGCAACGGCAAATTTGGTTTGCCGGTGCCTGGACCGGTTATGGCTTCCATGAAGATGGTTTGAAGTCGGGCTTGCGCGCGGCTGAACTGATCCTTGCCGCTGCGGCCACTGCGCACGCGCAACGGGCGGCCTGA